The following are encoded in a window of Castanea sativa cultivar Marrone di Chiusa Pesio chromosome 5, ASM4071231v1 genomic DNA:
- the LOC142637329 gene encoding putative 2-oxoglutarate-dependent dioxygenase AOP1, with protein MGSETHHKVPVIHFSKENLKPGTLSWSLTCKEVKRALEEYGTFTAVYDKASKELENAIYNAGKELFDLPSENKLRNKAERTFHGFLGNSPIIPLHESCGIDNATTLEGVQKFTSLMWPDGNEKFSENVLSYSSMVSELDQTVQRMIFESYGVDKYLEPHKESTYYLLRLIKYRPPEANENNLGFRAHTDKGFTAIVHQIYGEGLEIEKDGEWILCELLPNSFVILAGDALMGWSNGRIPSVKHRVTMNTKEMRFSTALFAFSTGMIQIPEELVDDHNPLRFKSFDHQKFLRFFETEEGRKADSPLQVYTGV; from the exons ATGGGCTCTGAAACACATCACAAAGTTCCTGTCATTCATTTTTCCAAAGAAAACTTGAAACCTGGAACGCTTTCTTGGTCCTTGACCTGCAAGGAAGTTAAGCGTGCACTAGAAGAGTACGGAACTTTCACAGCAGTGTATGATAAAGCTTCAAAAGAGCTTGAAAATGCAATTTACAATGCAGGAAAAGAGTTGTTTGATCTCCCATCAGAAAACAAGCTGAGAAACAAAGCTGAGAGGACTTTCCATGGTTTTCTGGGAAATTCTCCCATTATCCCTTTGCATGAAAGCTGTGGCATCGATAATGCCACAACTCTAGAAGGTGTACAAAAATTCACAAGTCTCATGTGGCCAGATGGGAACGAGAAATTCAG TGAAAATGTGCTTTCGTACTCAAGCATGGTGTCGGAATTAGATCAAACGGTACAGAGAATGATTTTTGAAAGCTATGGTGTGGATAAGTACCTTGAACCTCATAAGGAGTCCACATATTACCTTCTTCGTCTCATTAAATATAGACCACCGGAGGCGAATGAGAATAATTTAGGATTTCGGGCTCATACTGACAAGGGCTTTACAGCAATAGTCCATCAAATTTACGGAGAAGGATTGGAGATAGAAAAGGATGGCGAGTGGATCCTCTGCGAGCTATTGCCAAATTCTTTTGTGATCCTTGCTGGGGATGCTCTCATG GGATGGAGTAATGGCAGAATACCTTCAGTTAAACATAGAGTCACTATGAACACAAAAGAGATGCGGTTTTCTACTGCGCTTTTTGCATTCAGTACTGGAATGATACAAATCCCAGAAGAGCTAGTTGATGACCATAATCCATTGCGGTTTAAGTCATTTGATCATCAAAAGTTCCTTCGTTTCTTCGAGACAGAGGAAGGCCGGAAGGCTGACTCTCCTCTCCAAGTTTACACTGGTGTTTGA